The proteins below are encoded in one region of Apium graveolens cultivar Ventura chromosome 4, ASM990537v1, whole genome shotgun sequence:
- the LOC141718587 gene encoding secreted RxLR effector protein 161-like yields MTDIGQMSYFLGIEVKKNEDGIFMSQKKYEEKILKKFRMEECKPKSTPAEPNIKLRVDLTRESVNPTLFKSMVGSPRYLTFTRLDIMYAVGLVSGYMEKLKQDPFMTAKRILWYIKGMLDQGLFYMHAQDSKLVGYSDSDYGGDLDDGKITSRYAFHLGSAIFSWSSKKQKTVALSTCEAEYMAAACACQAMWLGYILSELNLTSPIKIYVDNKSVIHLRKIQYHTVEENTST; encoded by the coding sequence atgacagatattggtcaaatgtcGTACTTTCTTGGAATCGAGGTGAAGAAAAACGAAGATGGCATTTTTATGTCTCAGAAAAAATATGAGGAGAAGATTTTAAAGAAGTTCAGAATGGAGGAATGCAAGCCAAAAAGCACGCCAGCAGAACCGAATATAAAGCTCAGGGTTGATTTAACGAGGGAGTCAGTAAATCCGACGTTGTTCAAAAGTATGGTTGGAAGTCCGAGGTACCTAACTTTCACTCGTCTCGATATTATGTATGCGGTTGGATTGGTTAGTGGGTACATGGAGAAGCTGAAGCAGGATCCCTTCATGACAGCTAAAAGAATTTTGTGGTACATAAAAGGTATGCTTGATCAAGGTTTATTTTACATGCATGCTCAAGATTCGAAATTAGTTGGCTACTCAGACAGTGATTATGGTGGTGATTTGGATGACGGGAAAATCACTTCGAGGTATGCTTTTCATCTCGGATCTGCGATATTTTCCTGGTCATCGAAGAAGCAGAAGACAGTTGCCCTCTCAACATGTGAGGCGGAATACATGGCAGCAGCATGCGCATGTCAGGCTATGTGGCTAGGCTACATATTGAGCGAGTTAAATCTTACGAGTCCGATTAAAATTTACGTGGACAACAAATCTGTCATTCACTTGCGAAAAATCCAGTATCACACAGTCGAAGAAAACACGTCAACATAA